One genomic segment of Hordeum vulgare subsp. vulgare chromosome 2H, MorexV3_pseudomolecules_assembly, whole genome shotgun sequence includes these proteins:
- the LOC123428106 gene encoding uncharacterized protein LOC123428106 isoform X2, translated as MDLSVTLALSSPTEHGEQLRRRQHSLSELIYSRDDDAKLETTRARLLGVLKRHEDLKERLSRLQMRTSMFGTTSRD; from the exons ATggacctctccgtcacactggcCCTGAGCTCCCCCACGGAG CACGGGGAGCAGTTGAGGCGGCGGCAGCACTCGTTATCGGAACTG ATTTATTCAAGAGACGACGACGCGAAACTCGAGACCACGCGTGCACGGC TGTTGGGTGTTCTCAAAAGGCATGAAGATCTGAAAGAGCGTCTCTCGCG GCTACAGATGAGGACATCTATGTTTGGCACAACAAGTAGAGATTGA